A single region of the Glycine max cultivar Williams 82 chromosome 20, Glycine_max_v4.0, whole genome shotgun sequence genome encodes:
- the LOC113000727 gene encoding uncharacterized protein has protein sequence MGKVAYRLKLPSHSRIHPVFHVSLLKAFVGDLTTTNVDPLPAMASDEPAAAPMIILDSKLVPSEDGPRRMVLVQGEGLSPDNASWEDWQQLKEHRNLEDKVLSEERGDDMNVEDEAMQR, from the coding sequence ATGGGCAAGGTTGCGTATCGTCTGAAGCTTCCCAGCCACAGTCGCATTCACCCTGTCTTTCATGTTTCCTTACTCAAGGCCTTTGTGGGAGACCTTACGACAACAAACGTGGACCCCTTACCTGCCATGGCTAGTGATGAACCAGCAGCAGCCCCCATGATAATCCTAGACTCCAAGTTGGTTCCGTCCGAAGATGGCCCACGACGTATGGTGCTGGTGCAGGGGGAAGGGTTATCACCCGACAACGCTTCGTGGGAAGACTGGCAACAGCTGAAAGAACACcgcaaccttgaggacaaggttttGTCTGAAGAGAGGGGGGATGATATGAACGTGGAAGACGAAGCCATGCAACGATGA